In Haloterrigena turkmenica DSM 5511, a single genomic region encodes these proteins:
- a CDS encoding Coenzyme F420 hydrogenase/dehydrogenase, beta subunit C-terminal domain — MSADNRPSVPEPRSRSEPKGVGGDPRELNDDVTEPPGKIWFRDLDETVIEADRCIQCASCVAACPSDSIGIDEEEHRPTLVKMCTGCSRCWDFCPRSGLRYERHLELTAEERGLAEPATYAARANGDAAAAGQDGGAVTALLAELIEASELDGAVVARESEEDPLRGEPFLATSREDLLEAGGSIYSQTMGLGQIDDLLADDGLDPAEADLALVGTPCVIQGATALDRYDHEPADPIALTVALMCTRSFEHRRLVSRLESFDVDSERVDKIDITDGTLYASDADGTTLLETDVDAFDAAGLRGCAECADFVGAAADISAGNVGTAGGETTVVVRTETGRAAWTAAANGLEATAIDRPGTLEHLADWNRRRAESTLPREYDPEGSVGISYEEHREAYDGTDREPKPLNPARVHQYEEWC, encoded by the coding sequence ATGTCCGCGGATAACCGTCCGTCGGTGCCCGAACCGAGATCCCGGTCCGAGCCGAAGGGCGTCGGCGGCGACCCTCGAGAGCTGAACGACGACGTGACCGAACCACCGGGGAAGATCTGGTTCCGCGATCTGGACGAAACCGTCATCGAGGCCGACCGCTGCATCCAGTGTGCCTCCTGTGTCGCGGCCTGTCCCTCCGACTCGATCGGCATCGACGAGGAGGAGCACCGTCCCACGCTGGTCAAGATGTGCACCGGCTGCTCGCGCTGCTGGGACTTCTGCCCCCGCAGCGGCCTCCGCTACGAACGCCACCTCGAGCTGACCGCCGAAGAACGCGGCCTCGCAGAGCCCGCGACCTACGCCGCGCGAGCGAACGGCGACGCCGCGGCGGCCGGCCAGGACGGCGGCGCCGTCACCGCTCTGCTGGCCGAACTGATCGAAGCGAGCGAACTCGACGGCGCGGTGGTCGCCCGCGAGAGCGAGGAGGACCCCCTGCGCGGAGAGCCGTTCCTCGCGACCTCTCGGGAGGACCTCCTCGAGGCCGGCGGCAGCATCTACAGCCAGACGATGGGCCTCGGCCAGATCGACGACCTGCTGGCCGATGACGGGCTCGACCCCGCCGAGGCGGACCTCGCGCTCGTCGGCACGCCCTGCGTGATTCAGGGCGCGACCGCGCTCGACCGCTACGACCACGAGCCGGCCGACCCGATCGCGCTGACGGTCGCGCTGATGTGCACCCGCAGCTTCGAGCACAGGCGGCTGGTCTCGCGCCTCGAGAGCTTCGACGTCGATTCCGAACGGGTCGACAAGATCGACATCACGGACGGGACCCTCTACGCGTCCGACGCCGACGGGACGACGCTGCTCGAGACCGACGTCGACGCGTTCGACGCCGCGGGCCTGCGGGGCTGTGCGGAGTGTGCGGACTTCGTCGGCGCTGCGGCCGACATCAGCGCCGGTAACGTCGGCACTGCGGGCGGTGAAACGACGGTCGTCGTCCGCACCGAGACCGGCCGAGCGGCCTGGACGGCGGCGGCTAACGGCCTCGAGGCGACGGCGATCGACCGCCCCGGTACGCTCGAGCACCTCGCTGACTGGAACCGCCGCCGCGCGGAGTCGACCCTCCCGCGGGAGTACGATCCCGAAGGCTCGG